From Triticum urartu cultivar G1812 chromosome 2, Tu2.1, whole genome shotgun sequence, a single genomic window includes:
- the LOC125534628 gene encoding protein ASPARTIC PROTEASE IN GUARD CELL 2-like, translating into MAMHAAMPVTPLPMYVVFVSAVIMSGASASSLWFHYIDPRNFTMAAATSPSSSSSSRRDGRPSLALLHRDAVSGRTYPSTRHAMLGLAARDGALAEYLQRRLSPTTMTTEVGSEVVSGISEGSGEYFVRVGVGSPPTEQYLVLDSGSDVIWVQCRPCAECYQQSDPLFDPAASASFTVVPCGSGVCRTLPGGSSGCADSGACRYQVSYGDGSYTQGVLAMETLTFGDSTPVQGVAIGCGHRNRGLFVGAAGLLGLGWGPMSLVGQLGGAAGGAFSYCLASRGADAGAGSLVLGRDDAMPVGAVWVPLLRNAQEPSFYYVGLTGLGVGGERLPLQDGLFDLTEDGGGGVVMDTGTAVTRLPPDAYAALRDAFADAVGGGLPRSPGVSLLDTCYDLSGYASVRVPTVALYFGRDGAALTLPARNLLVEMGGGVYCLAFAASASGLSILGNIQQQGIQITVDSATGYVGFGPTTC; encoded by the coding sequence ATGGCCATGCACGCTGCAATGCCCGTCACGCCTCTCCCCATGTACGTCGTCTTCGTCTCCGCCGTGATCATGTCCGGCGCTTCGGCTTCGTCACTGTGGTTCCACTACATCGACCCTCGCAACTTCACCATGGCTGCGGCCACGTCACCGTCCTCATCGTCATCGTCGCGCCGCGATGGCCGCccctcgctcgcgctgctgcacCGCGACGCCGTCTCCGGCAGGACCTACCCGTCGACGCGGCACGCCATGCTTGGTCTCGCGGCAAGGGACGGCGCGCTGGCAGAGTACCTCCAGCGTCGCCTCTCGCCTACGACCATGACGACGGAGGTGGGGTCGGAGGTTGTGTCGGGCATCTCCGAGGGCAGCGGCGAGTACTTCGTCCGCGTCGGCGTGGGGTCGCCGCCCACGGAGCAGTACCTGGTCCTGGACTCCGGGAGCGACGTCATCTGGgtgcagtgccgcccctgtgccgaGTGCTACCAGCAGTCCGACCCTCTCTTCGACCCGGCCGCGTCGGCGTCCTTCACCGTCGTGCCGTGCGGCTCGGGCGTCTGCCGGACCCTGCCCGGCGGGTCATCAGGCTGCGCCGACTCCGGAGCGTGCCGGTACCAGGTGTCCTACGGCGACGGGTCGTACACCCAGGGCGTGCTGGCGATGGAGACGCTCACGTTCGGGGACAGCACGCCGGTGCAGGGCGTCGCAATCGGCTGCGGCCACCGCAACCGCGGACTCTTCGTCGGGGCGGCCGGCCTGCTCGGCCTCGGCTGGGGCCCCATGTCGCTCGTCGGGCAGCTCGGCGGCGCGGCAGGCGGCGCCTTCAGCTACTGCCTCGCCAGCCGCGGCGCCGACGCCGGCGCCGGGTCGCTCGTGCTCGGCCGGGACGACGCCATGCCGGTGGGCGCCGTGTGGGTGCCCCTGCTGCGCAACGCGCAGGAGCCGAGCTTCTACTACGTGGGCTTGACGGGGCTGGGAGTCGGCGGCGAGAGGCTCCCGCTGCAGGACGGGCTCTTCGACCTCACCGAGGACGGCGGCGGAGGCGTGGTGATGGACACCGGCACGGCCGTGACGCGGCTCCCGCCCGACGCCTACGCGGCGCTGCGCGACGCGTTCGCGGACGCCGTCGGCGGCGGCCTCCCGCGCTCGCCGGGCGTGTCGCTGCTGGACACGTGCTATGACCTGAGTGGGTACGCGAGCGTGCGCGTGCCGACGGTGGCCCTCTACTTCGGGCGCGACGGCGCAGCGCTGACGTTGCCGGCGAGGAACCTGCTGGTGGAGATGGGCGGCGGCGTGTACTGCCTGGCGTTCGCGGCGTCGGCGTCCGGGCTGTCCATCCTCGGCAACATACAGCAGCAAGGGATCCAGATCACCGTCGATTCCGCCACTGGCTATGTTGGCTTCGGACCAACTACGTGCTAG